The Mangrovimonas cancribranchiae nucleotide sequence TTTGTTTTACTTTGATCGGTTCCTGTAGATCCTGAAACACCGCTAATAATGGTTTTTCCAACATCGCTGTTTAATAAGTCTAATATTCCTGACATAAGTTTATATTTATTGATTAATTTGAATGAACAACAAGGTACAAAAAAAGTCCTAATTGTATTTATTAGGACTCATTTTTAATGATTTGGTCACATATTATTTTAGTAACTCTATTATTTGTGACGCTAGTTCTGTACCTATTCTATCTTGAGCTTCATTAGTTGCAGCACCTGTATGTGGTGTTAAGGATAGAGATGGATTCATTAGTAGTTGTACTTCTGGCGATGGTTCTTTTTCAAAAACATCTAAGGCAGCACGAGCTACTTTACCAGATTCTATAGCATTAACTAAAGCAACTTCATCAATTACACCGCCACGAGCAGCATTAGCTAGAATAACACCTTCCTTCATTGAGTTAAACTCATTAGATCCAATAACGTACTCTTTTTGAGCTGGCACGTGAAGTGTAATAAAGTCAGATTGTTTTAAAACGTCATCTTTAGCTACTGTTTTTATATTGAAAGTTAGTTTTTGCCCATCAAAAAACTCTAATTCTAAATCTGCTGTTTCAATGTAAGGATCGAAAGCAACTACTTTCATTCCTAGACCAATAGCTACTTTGGCAGCAGCTTGTCCTATTCTACCAAAACCAATAATTCCAATAGTTTTTCCTTTAAGCTCTGTACCTTTGGCATAGCTCTTTTTTAAATCTTTGAATTTTGAGTCACCTTCTAAAGGCATATCACGATTGGCATTGTGCAAAAATCTAGAAACTCCTAATAGGTGAGCAAAAACAAGTTCTGCTACCGAGTGGGAAGATGCTGCAGGCGTATTAATAACATGAATACCTTTTTCTTTAGCATAGGCTACGTCAATATTATCCATACCTACACCGCCACGACCAATTAGTTTAAGGTTAGGGCAGCCATCGATAACATCTTTTTTAACTTTTGTAGCACTGCGTACTAAAAGAGCATCGATATTATTATCGTTTATATAATTAATTAATTGCTCTTGAGCTACTTTTGTTGTGATAACTTCAAATCCTGCTTTTTCAAGCGCGTCAATTCCACTTTGTGACACGCCATCGTTTGCTAGTACTTTCATTTTTTGGTTTTTGTTTTATGCTTTTCTTTCTAATTCACTCATAACTTCAACAAGTACTTTTACACTATCTAACGAAAGTGCATTGTACATAGAGGCTCGGTAGCCACCAACACTTCTATGGCCGTTAAGTCCATTTATTCCGGCTTCTTTCCACATGGTATCGAAAGTTTCTTTTAGGTTTTCGTTTTCTAGTGTAAATGTTGCATTCATAAAAGAACGATCTTCTTTTACAGCATAGCCTTTAAATAATGGATTCAAATCAATTTCTGAATACATTAATTGCGCTTTCTTTTCATTCTCTTTTTCAATGGCAGCAATTCCGCCTTTATTTTTTAACCATTGTAGGGTAAGCATTGAAGTATAAACAGCAAAAACAGGAGGTGTGTTAAACATACTGCCTTTACCAATATGTGTTTTATAATCCATCATAGATGGAATTTTACGTGATACTTTACCTAAAACGTCTTCTTTAACAACAACTAAAGTTGTTCCTGCTGGTCCCATATTTTTTTGGGCACCTGCATAAATGATATCAAATTTTGTGAAGTCTAAAGTGCGTGAAAAAATATCGCTACTCATGTCGCATACCATCGGAATAGGGGA carries:
- a CDS encoding D-2-hydroxyacid dehydrogenase, whose translation is MKVLANDGVSQSGIDALEKAGFEVITTKVAQEQLINYINDNNIDALLVRSATKVKKDVIDGCPNLKLIGRGGVGMDNIDVAYAKEKGIHVINTPAASSHSVAELVFAHLLGVSRFLHNANRDMPLEGDSKFKDLKKSYAKGTELKGKTIGIIGFGRIGQAAAKVAIGLGMKVVAFDPYIETADLELEFFDGQKLTFNIKTVAKDDVLKQSDFITLHVPAQKEYVIGSNEFNSMKEGVILANAARGGVIDEVALVNAIESGKVARAALDVFEKEPSPEVQLLMNPSLSLTPHTGAATNEAQDRIGTELASQIIELLK
- the serC gene encoding 3-phosphoserine/phosphohydroxythreonine transaminase: MKRHNFSAGPCVLPREVMEKSAQAVLDYDNGLSLIEISHRSKAFVDIMEQARALALELLGLEGKGYKALFLQGGASTQFLMVALNMLEKRAGYLNTGTWSSKAIKEAKIFDDIYEVASSENAGFNYIPKGYDIPEEYDYFHCTSNNTIFGTQMKTFPKSPIPMVCDMSSDIFSRTLDFTKFDIIYAGAQKNMGPAGTTLVVVKEDVLGKVSRKIPSMMDYKTHIGKGSMFNTPPVFAVYTSMLTLQWLKNKGGIAAIEKENEKKAQLMYSEIDLNPLFKGYAVKEDRSFMNATFTLENENLKETFDTMWKEAGINGLNGHRSVGGYRASMYNALSLDSVKVLVEVMSELERKA